One Lentimicrobiaceae bacterium genomic window, GAAATAGCACAACAAAACCCAGAGGGAACCATACCTGCTCATTATATCGCGACCATTCAAAATTTCCGGTATTAAGTGCTGACAATATGATAAATACAACAATTGAAATCAGGTAAATCGCCATTATTTTGAATTTCCTTTGTCGGATCATTTGAATTATCATCCCTAAAGCCATTATAATCAGTGCCCAATAATATTGAAAAAGAAATCCAGCCAGGTGCATGAAAAAAGACAGATTGAACTTTCCTGATATGAATTCCTGTACAATAGAGTTTGCCTTCCCTGATTCATATGAGCTGGCATGCAAATACTTGAGCAGCAAAAAGCCAAGAATGACTAATCCGATAAAAGCATAAAACTTCAAATATTTTAAGCCGTAAACTGATGAGTGAAAAACAATAACCATGATAAGTAATGCAATTCCTACCGGGTGACTGCTCGTCACAAAAAAGGCAATAACTATAAGAAGCAGGTAATGGTATTTATTCAAGCATCCTGAATAAAGTACAGAAGCAAAAAGAACAAGTAAGGCCGCTGCATAATAAAGTTCAAACATAGGCACCAGAAAACCAGTAACAAGACCTGCCACCTGAAGCAAAATCAGCATGATTCCTGAAAATTGATTTCTGAAAATAAAAAATGAAAAGAAAAAAATGAGCAAAGGAAAAAGTACATGATTCAATGAATAAAGCAGAAGTACTGTTTTCAATGGGACTACGAGATTTACGCCTATAACGGGCAAAACCTGCGACAATATGAGGATAAACCGCTGATGTTCAACCCATGGCAAGCGGCTATTGATAACCCTCATAAGATAATAGCCTGAATCGACCAGTAACCTTTCGTGATAAAAAACCACCGAAAGAAATATCAGCACAGCAAATACAGACAGTGGAAAAATGAAAAACCAGCTACGCTTGTTTAAAGCCATAAAACACCATAATATGTACTTCAAAAGTAAAAAAAGATATCAGCATAAATGTGCTGTCCTTACCATATAAAAGGAATGAGTTTTTTTGAAGTTTTGGTATATTCAAGATATGGTAAAAAAGCTTTCTTCAGATATTGTTCCTCAATGTGAAGCTTTATAATAAGTACAATGGTTAAAGCAACTACAAAACCCAGCCGTAACAGACTATAATGCCCGGCAACCATAGGCCAGCAGGTAAGCAGAATAGCGGTATACATCGGGTGACGAATAAATTTATAAGGCCCGTGAGCTATCATTATACCATCAGGCTTTACATGGGGTGAAATATTAAAATTGCCTATTCGAATTGTGTATATAGCGTATAATCCCAGCGCTATACCGGTTATTACTAATAACCCAACCCATAACTTAAGGTTAAGGAGCGGAGTAGTAACCAGCACCAACCCTATAAAAGTAAACTGGAGGATAACCAGCAGCCATGCAAGATATGACTTTCGCGTACCTAACCGTGTAGTGTTAAACATATACAACCAGATTTATAAGTAAACAAAAATACAGGGTTCAGGTTAGAGGCTCCTGAGAAAAAATTAAATGCAGAGCACCTCTTGCTTGTAAAAAAAACAGGGTCATTTGAGAACTTCAAACAACCCTGTTAAAACCAATTGTTATTACATTATTTTGCCAATCTGGCCAGCTTGTTTGATTTTCTGCGTGCAATCTTAATTTTCATTTCATAAACCATAAGATAAAGCGCAGGAACAAGCACCAGCGTGAGGAAAGTAGCAAAACTCAATCCAAAAATAATTGACCATGCCAGCGGCCCCCAGAAAGCTACATTGTCACCACCAATATGAATTTGTGGATTCAATTGAGTGAACATGGTTTCAAAATTCAGGTTGAAACCAACAGCCAGTGGCACAAGACCAAGAATAGTAGCAGTAGCTGTAAGAATAACCGGAGTAATACGGGTCAAACCAGCCTGAAGTATTGCATCACGAGTCTTTAAGCCACGCTCTTTAAGTGTGTCAATAAACTCCACAATAAGAATACCATTTCTCACCACAATTCCACCAAGTGCTACAATACCAAGGCCTGTCATTATGATGGAAATTGACATGTTAAATATTACAATGCCCAGCAACACACCAATAATGCTAAAAATAACTTCGCTGAGAATGATCACCGCTTTACTCAGGGAGTTAAACTGTGTAATCAGGATAAAGAAAATCAGACCAATGGCAATCATCATTGCCTGACCCAAGAAGTTGGACGTTTCGGCCTGATCAACCTGTTCACCGGTTAGTTTAATCTGAACACCATTACTTAGAGGAAAATCAGCGGCCAGTTTTTCAATCTGAGGAACAATTTCGTTGGCAGTATAGCCACTTAGCACGGCGCTCGAAATTGTAATGATACGTTTTAAATCCTGCCGTTTAATTCCTCCATAGGAATCAGCATAGCCGATAGTAGCTACCGATGAAAGCGGAATTTGCCTTAACAAACCTGAGGTCATATCACGGTAGGTAATCTTCAGGTTAATCAGATTATTGATATTCTCGCGGGTATCGGTTGAGTAACGCAATTGAATTGAATACTCATCTTCATCCACTTTGTATTTCGAAACTTCCTTTCCAAGCACTGCTGTGCGCAATTCAGTTGCAATCTGGCCGGTGCTAATACCATATTGATTGGCACGTTCACGGTCGATGTTGAGAACAATCTCAGGCTTATTGTCCTGAAAATCACTTTTCAACTCTTCAATACCAGGAATCTGAAGCGAATCAAGATAATTTTTAAACGCTGCAGCGTCATGAATCAGGTTGGTGAGATTCTCACCTGTAACTTCAATATTGATAGGTTTGCCCGTTGGAGGTCCGGCACGGTTTTTCTCTGCTGAAATTTCAACCCCCGGAATTCCTTTGATCTCATCACGGATTTTATCCAGATAATCATTGGTATTTATACCGTTTCGATATTTAAATTCCACAAAGTTAACCGTAACCTTGCCCTTTTCAGAACTTATCGAACGCGAAAAGTCCATATCATCGCCGGCACCAAGTGCTACATTGCTAATAACCGATTCAACAATTGGATTATCCTTTCCCAGCAATGCAATTACTTTCCCTTCTACAATGCGGGTTACAGAATCGGTAACACGCTGATCGGTACCAATAGGCATTTTCACCATCACATTGATACTGGTGGGCATATTATCGGGGAAGAAAAGCACCTTCGGAGAACGAATACCAACCAGCACAAACGTTACCAAAAACAAACCAATTACAATGAGCAGCAGATACAGAGGGTTTCGTCCGGAAAGAACAAACCTGAGCTGCCTTTCATATAATCTCACAAAGAAAGGCCAGCCTTTTTCCTGCCACCATTTGATGTAAGGGTTGAGCAAAGTGTGGAAAAACAATATAAGTGCTGCAACAAACACCATGAAGTTGCCAATTCCAAAAGCAGTTTCACTGCCATTAACGGCATAGGCAATATAGCTGACAACAGCCAGAAGAATAACAATAATCATTTCAAGCGTTATCTTCTTTCTGAGCTTCTGTTTGTCTGGAGCCTCAAACTCATGCTTCATAAAGGAAATGGCAAATACTGGATTAATAATATAAGCCACAAAAAGTGAAGCAAACAAGGTTAGAATAAGCGTTACCGGAATATAGAACATGAACTCTCCAACAATTCCCGGCCAAAAAGCCAGAGGGAAAAATGGCGCCAATGTGGTTAAAGTTCCTGATAAAATCGGAAGGAAGACTTCACCGGCAGCCTTTTTGGCCGCAATAATTATATTGGGCTCATGCTGATGGGTCCGGTGAATATTTTCAATGACAACAATAGCGTCATCAACCACAATTCCCAGGGCAAAAATAAAGCCGAACATCACAATCATATTCATTGAAAAGCCAAGAGCCGGCATGGCCATAAATGCCACAAACATTGACAAGGGAACAGCAAGTGCCACAAAAAAGGCATTTGTAAATCCCATAAAGAACATCAGTACGATAGTCACCAGTATAAATCCGAAAATAATGGTGTTATTCAGTTCTTCA contains:
- a CDS encoding isoprenylcysteine carboxylmethyltransferase family protein, which translates into the protein MFNTTRLGTRKSYLAWLLVILQFTFIGLVLVTTPLLNLKLWVGLLVITGIALGLYAIYTIRIGNFNISPHVKPDGIMIAHGPYKFIRHPMYTAILLTCWPMVAGHYSLLRLGFVVALTIVLIIKLHIEEQYLKKAFLPYLEYTKTSKKLIPFIW
- a CDS encoding efflux RND transporter permease subunit, whose product is MKANKFKEFFATSWAIDNKTSIYVLTVFITLLGISSYRSIPKEQFPEIVIPTILVNTVYPGTSPEDMENLVTRPIEKQLKGISGVKKITSNSLQDFSSIAIEFNTDIEVPEAKQRVKDAVDKSKSDLPNNLLDDPNVADIDFSEIPIVYIQISGEYDLDQLKKYAEIAQDKIESLTEITRVDIVGALEREIQINVDMYKAQAASVTMSDIERAVASENLTISAGNITSSGMKRSIRVQGQFDNMEVIRNILIHSSSGAIVYLKDVAEVKDTFKEQESFSRLNGNNVITLNVVKKSGKNLLDASDKINDILNNELINKEFPSDVTVTKSGEQSRYTRNTLEELNNTIIFGFILVTIVLMFFMGFTNAFFVALAVPLSMFVAFMAMPALGFSMNMIVMFGFIFALGIVVDDAIVVIENIHRTHQHEPNIIIAAKKAAGEVFLPILSGTLTTLAPFFPLAFWPGIVGEFMFYIPVTLILTLFASLFVAYIINPVFAISFMKHEFEAPDKQKLRKKITLEMIIVILLAVVSYIAYAVNGSETAFGIGNFMVFVAALILFFHTLLNPYIKWWQEKGWPFFVRLYERQLRFVLSGRNPLYLLLIVIGLFLVTFVLVGIRSPKVLFFPDNMPTSINVMVKMPIGTDQRVTDSVTRIVEGKVIALLGKDNPIVESVISNVALGAGDDMDFSRSISSEKGKVTVNFVEFKYRNGINTNDYLDKIRDEIKGIPGVEISAEKNRAGPPTGKPINIEVTGENLTNLIHDAAAFKNYLDSLQIPGIEELKSDFQDNKPEIVLNIDRERANQYGISTGQIATELRTAVLGKEVSKYKVDEDEYSIQLRYSTDTRENINNLINLKITYRDMTSGLLRQIPLSSVATIGYADSYGGIKRQDLKRIITISSAVLSGYTANEIVPQIEKLAADFPLSNGVQIKLTGEQVDQAETSNFLGQAMMIAIGLIFFILITQFNSLSKAVIILSEVIFSIIGVLLGIVIFNMSISIIMTGLGIVALGGIVVRNGILIVEFIDTLKERGLKTRDAILQAGLTRITPVILTATATILGLVPLAVGFNLNFETMFTQLNPQIHIGGDNVAFWGPLAWSIIFGLSFATFLTLVLVPALYLMVYEMKIKIARRKSNKLARLAK